One part of the Mariniblastus fucicola genome encodes these proteins:
- a CDS encoding alpha/beta hydrolase, whose protein sequence is MNASKITIGELAVTVVKATDEPKGAVVLCHGFGAGGDDLVSIAEEMAKVDEKFRKLAFLFPEAPIDMSESMGFESRAWWMIDVDEIQQLAEQGKFQKLKSESPAELPRCNGMINEVIEFACNEYQLPHAKIVIGGFSQGAMLTTDVALSHEKQLGGLIVWSGTLICEDKWTSLVGNHSFPVFQSHGTLDPILPFDVAVDLCTMFSDADMNIEFTEFDGPHTLPVSAMKGAVKLLRKVFKL, encoded by the coding sequence ATGAACGCGTCCAAAATCACAATCGGCGAACTTGCCGTCACAGTGGTCAAAGCGACCGACGAACCCAAAGGAGCTGTGGTCCTATGTCACGGGTTTGGTGCCGGCGGCGATGACCTTGTATCGATTGCCGAAGAGATGGCGAAGGTCGACGAGAAATTTCGCAAGCTCGCGTTTCTGTTTCCCGAAGCGCCGATCGACATGAGCGAATCGATGGGCTTTGAGAGTCGCGCGTGGTGGATGATTGACGTCGACGAAATTCAGCAGCTGGCCGAACAGGGAAAATTCCAAAAGCTGAAGTCCGAATCGCCAGCGGAGCTTCCTCGTTGCAACGGAATGATCAATGAAGTAATCGAGTTTGCCTGCAATGAATATCAACTGCCTCACGCCAAAATCGTGATCGGTGGGTTCTCTCAGGGAGCCATGTTGACGACCGATGTGGCGTTGTCGCACGAAAAACAGCTGGGTGGGCTGATTGTCTGGTCAGGAACGTTGATCTGCGAAGACAAATGGACTTCACTCGTCGGCAATCATTCGTTCCCCGTTTTCCAGTCGCACGGGACGCTCGATCCAATCCTTCCGTTCGACGTCGCGGTCGATCTCTGCACGATGTTTTCAGACGCAGACATGAACATTGAGTTCACAGAATTCGACGGCCCACATACTCTACCCGTGAGCGCCATGAAGGGCGCCGTGAAACTGCTGCGTAAGGTTTTCAAGCTGTAG
- a CDS encoding SDR family NAD(P)-dependent oxidoreductase produces the protein MNQSLKNRTVVVTGSSSGIGRAIAIAMARQGADVVLHGRSHTERIEQVAEEIRGLGREVHCAFADFESIESWDAFVEQAWSWKSGVDVWVNNAGGDVLTGDWKDESLERKLDYLFQVDVKATLMLSRAIGSRMAARESKSSNSVPSGSASIINIGWDQAAQGMEGDSGELFATTKGAIMAMTKSLAQSLAPKVRVNCIAPGWIQTKWGESASSTWDARAKSDALMNRWGQPDDIAAAAVFLASESSSFVSGQVLPVNGGFQYYKD, from the coding sequence GTGAATCAGTCGCTGAAAAACAGGACCGTCGTCGTTACCGGTTCGTCGTCTGGAATTGGACGAGCGATCGCAATTGCCATGGCCAGGCAAGGAGCAGACGTTGTGTTGCACGGCCGTTCGCATACGGAGCGGATCGAGCAAGTTGCCGAAGAGATTCGAGGACTCGGACGCGAAGTGCATTGCGCCTTCGCAGACTTTGAATCAATCGAATCATGGGATGCGTTTGTCGAACAGGCTTGGAGCTGGAAATCCGGTGTCGACGTTTGGGTCAACAACGCCGGCGGCGACGTGTTGACCGGAGACTGGAAAGATGAAAGCCTGGAACGGAAGCTGGACTATTTGTTCCAGGTTGATGTCAAGGCAACGTTGATGCTGTCACGCGCGATCGGTTCACGAATGGCTGCGCGGGAATCCAAAAGTTCGAATTCGGTTCCTTCTGGTTCGGCTTCGATCATCAACATCGGATGGGATCAGGCGGCTCAAGGGATGGAAGGAGACAGCGGCGAGCTGTTTGCCACGACCAAGGGCGCGATCATGGCGATGACGAAAAGCCTGGCTCAATCGTTGGCTCCCAAAGTTCGAGTCAACTGCATCGCTCCGGGCTGGATCCAAACCAAATGGGGCGAATCCGCAAGCTCCACATGGGATGCTCGCGCCAAGTCCGATGCGTTAATGAATCGCTGGGGTCAGCCGGATGACATCGCGGCCGCTGCAGTGTTTCTCGCGAGTGAATCGTCAAGTTTTGTCTCCGGACAGGTTTTGCCCGTCAACGGTGGCTTTCAATATTACAAGGATTAG